In Janthinobacterium sp. 67, a genomic segment contains:
- a CDS encoding DUF2339 domain-containing protein, producing MFGLITLIIFGLLITAFVQVLQYRRKVADLELLTARLRKEVDGIQQRLLTLEGQDLAPAPSSAVPAAVAPVAVPTPAPVPVSAPAPQAAVIEPVELAKAAPAVPVPPKPSPPTAPAPAKPAPAAPNTPSWIARPDGLVAKARNWLFTGNLVAKLGLLILFLGVSFLLKYVSAQVTVSIELRLAGIALADIALLAWAWRIRTSRPGISLPLQGTALAILMLVTFGAFRLYELIPAGMAFAVLFVLTAFTCLLAVLQNAVWLAVFGIVGGFAVPLLVSTGSGNHIGLFSYYALLNAGVFAIALKRAWRVLNVLSFGFTFVVATTWGLLRYSPEHYLSTQLFLIIFVLFYIGIAIAYCARQAPRLKHYVDGTLVFGTPLAAMGLQYGLVRHFDFGLAFSALLAGLTYTGLAVALWRRNGFKLLAEAFLALGIVFGTLAIPFALDGRWTSAAWALEGAGIVWVGLRQRQTLAWAFGLLVQGAAWIAFLIAMQELNTAAALDANIWLGCALLAAAALVMAYNFRRHGSHLHPEFMRSLSVLFLTAATAWLLGGIWTEILLRTAAATQLNLLTVSALAVAALLAALARREQWHAPRALLLAVQVLAGMVMLSRASWAWDQHPASLFDGSFLSALLLGAAAFASARFLALRARGGDELLALVARPLLVWSGLLWFAAIVVPFTSWLLRLIDGDLTLQPHAGEHWLALYLIAVCVTTPAFALLARRLDWPQLRWFTVAAWLGLGLWSANLLLALYLRDYLPTGLSWLALGCALAAGEYLLLAWPKAGWQLDARALRLLHTLRAAAPWLMLWPVGAMHVGALLARHEGSVSPAWARYLPAWAMMLVLAWLIRRCRAGAWPVAPIAAWYQRTLIPLGALWSLLLIAAWNIVDDGAMAPLPYLPLLNPLDLSTGFAVLLAIASYRLLPAKQSPLPALWQARLPVAAACLLYGWFNLMLLRTVSHYVGVPYTFDAMLASQFVQAMLSLVWSVTALLLMRHAARQQRRQQWSLGAVLLGLVVVKLFLIDLSNVGGIERIISFVGVGLLMVLIGYLAPFPKAAAPAPAEPQPGAA from the coding sequence ATGTTTGGATTGATAACGCTGATCATATTTGGCTTGCTGATCACCGCCTTCGTGCAGGTGCTGCAATACCGCAGAAAGGTGGCCGATCTGGAATTGCTGACGGCCCGCCTGCGCAAGGAAGTCGACGGCATCCAGCAGCGCCTGCTGACACTGGAAGGCCAGGACCTAGCGCCAGCTCCCTCCTCTGCCGTGCCAGCCGCCGTAGCGCCAGTAGCAGTGCCGACTCCTGCTCCGGTTCCTGTTTCCGCGCCTGCGCCGCAGGCGGCCGTGATCGAGCCGGTCGAACTGGCAAAGGCCGCGCCTGCCGTTCCCGTGCCGCCGAAGCCATCGCCCCCCACTGCGCCAGCTCCCGCCAAACCTGCCCCAGCCGCCCCCAACACCCCGTCCTGGATCGCGCGCCCGGACGGCCTCGTTGCCAAGGCAAGGAACTGGCTGTTTACCGGCAACCTGGTCGCCAAGCTGGGCTTGCTGATCCTGTTCCTCGGCGTCAGCTTCCTGCTCAAGTACGTGTCGGCGCAGGTCACCGTGTCCATCGAACTGCGCCTGGCCGGCATCGCGCTGGCCGACATCGCCCTGCTGGCCTGGGCCTGGCGCATCCGCACCAGCCGCCCCGGCATCAGCCTGCCGCTGCAGGGCACGGCGCTGGCGATACTGATGCTGGTGACGTTCGGCGCCTTCCGCCTGTATGAACTGATCCCGGCCGGCATGGCGTTTGCCGTGCTGTTCGTGCTGACGGCGTTCACGTGTTTGCTGGCGGTGCTGCAAAACGCCGTCTGGCTGGCCGTCTTCGGCATCGTCGGCGGCTTTGCCGTGCCCCTGCTCGTGTCGACGGGCAGCGGCAACCATATCGGCCTGTTCAGCTATTACGCGCTGCTCAACGCGGGCGTCTTCGCCATCGCCCTGAAACGCGCCTGGCGCGTCCTGAATGTGCTCAGTTTTGGCTTTACCTTCGTCGTCGCCACCACCTGGGGCCTGCTGCGCTACTCGCCCGAGCACTACCTGTCGACGCAGCTGTTTTTGATCATCTTCGTGCTGTTCTATATCGGCATCGCGATTGCCTACTGCGCGCGCCAGGCGCCGCGCTTGAAACATTACGTGGATGGCACCCTCGTGTTCGGCACGCCGCTGGCGGCGATGGGCCTGCAATACGGCCTGGTGCGGCACTTTGACTTCGGCCTGGCGTTTTCCGCGCTGCTTGCCGGCTTGACCTACACGGGACTGGCCGTGGCCCTGTGGCGCAGGAACGGCTTCAAACTGCTGGCCGAAGCCTTCCTGGCGCTGGGCATCGTGTTTGGCACGCTGGCCATTCCGTTTGCATTGGATGGCCGCTGGACGTCCGCCGCCTGGGCGCTGGAAGGCGCGGGCATCGTCTGGGTCGGCTTGCGCCAGCGCCAGACCCTGGCCTGGGCCTTCGGCTTGCTGGTGCAGGGGGCCGCCTGGATTGCCTTCCTCATCGCCATGCAGGAACTCAATACGGCAGCGGCCCTGGACGCCAACATCTGGCTCGGCTGCGCGCTGCTGGCCGCCGCAGCGCTGGTGATGGCCTACAATTTCCGCCGCCATGGCAGCCACTTGCATCCGGAATTCATGCGCAGCCTGTCCGTGCTGTTCCTGACGGCGGCCACGGCCTGGCTGCTGGGCGGCATCTGGACCGAAATCCTGCTGCGCACGGCTGCCGCCACGCAACTGAACCTGCTGACCGTCAGCGCGCTGGCGGTGGCAGCCTTGCTGGCGGCGCTGGCGCGGCGCGAACAATGGCATGCGCCGCGCGCCCTGCTGCTGGCCGTGCAGGTGCTGGCCGGCATGGTCATGCTGAGCCGCGCCAGCTGGGCCTGGGACCAGCACCCTGCCAGCCTGTTCGACGGTTCCTTCCTCAGCGCCCTGCTGCTGGGCGCCGCCGCCTTTGCCAGCGCCCGCTTCCTTGCGCTGCGCGCACGCGGCGGCGACGAACTGCTGGCCCTGGTAGCGCGCCCCCTGCTGGTGTGGAGCGGCTTGCTGTGGTTTGCCGCCATCGTCGTGCCCTTCACCAGCTGGCTGCTGCGCTTGATCGACGGCGACCTGACGCTGCAGCCGCACGCGGGCGAACACTGGCTGGCGCTGTACCTGATCGCCGTGTGCGTCACGACGCCCGCGTTCGCCCTCCTGGCGCGGCGCCTCGACTGGCCACAGCTGCGCTGGTTCACTGTCGCCGCCTGGCTGGGCCTGGGCCTGTGGAGCGCCAACCTGCTGCTGGCGCTGTACCTGCGCGATTACCTGCCGACGGGCTTGAGCTGGCTGGCCTTGGGATGCGCGCTGGCGGCCGGCGAATACCTGCTGCTGGCCTGGCCAAAAGCGGGCTGGCAACTCGACGCGCGGGCGCTGCGCCTCTTGCATACCTTGCGCGCGGCCGCGCCATGGCTGATGCTGTGGCCCGTGGGCGCCATGCACGTGGGCGCCTTGCTGGCGCGCCACGAAGGCAGCGTCAGCCCCGCCTGGGCCCGCTATTTGCCGGCCTGGGCCATGATGCTGGTGCTGGCCTGGCTGATCCGCCGCTGCCGCGCCGGCGCCTGGCCGGTGGCGCCGATTGCAGCGTGGTACCAGCGCACCCTGATACCGCTGGGGGCGCTATGGTCGCTGCTCTTGATCGCCGCCTGGAATATTGTCGACGACGGCGCCATGGCACCCCTGCCCTACTTGCCGCTGCTCAATCCGCTGGACTTGAGCACGGGTTTTGCCGTCCTGCTGGCCATTGCCAGCTACCGCTTGCTGCCGGCAAAACAGTCACCGCTGCCCGCCCTGTGGCAGGCGCGCTTGCCCGTCGCGGCCGCCTGCTTGCTGTACGGCTGGTTCAACCTGATGCTGCTGCGCACCGTCTCGCACTATGTCGGCGTGCCCTACACCTTTGACGCCATGCTGGCCTCGCAGTTCGTGCAAGCGATGCTGTCGCTCGTGTGGAGCGTCACTGCCCTGCTGCTGATGCGCCACGCGGCACGCCAGCAGCGGCGCCAGCAATGGAGCCTCGGTGCCGTGCTGCTGGGCTTGGTTGTCGTGAAACTGTTCCTGATCGACCTGTCCAACGTGGGCGGCATCGAACGCATCATTTCCTTTGTCGGTGTCGGCTTGCTGATGGTCTTGATCGGCTACCTGGCCCCCTTCCCCAAGGCTGCCGCGCCAGCGCCAGCCGAACCGCAACCGGGAGCAGCATGA
- a CDS encoding ABC transporter ATP-binding protein produces MNELTVNELHLDYGTGASANPILKGVSMHLKKGEVVALLGPSGSGKTTLLRAVAGLESPKAGTIEIGERNVFDGAKHFEMPAEQRNLGLVFQSYALWPHKTVFDNVAYGLKLRKMGTSDIAGRVKEVLTQLGLGHLGERYPHQLSGGQQQRVAIARALVYNPPVILLDEPLSNLDAKLREEARAFLRELIVRLGLSALMVTHDQGEAMAISDRILLLNNGKIEQQGTPQSMYETPDTLFTAEFMGSNNRLPGKVVQREGNQVRLLVDGASMQGVARGANVGTEVTTMIRVEEVKISATQVDNAIELPLLTCMYLGDRWECLFERGGAENISLRAYSRHKLEAGKYWLHMPADKLWVF; encoded by the coding sequence ATGAATGAACTGACCGTCAATGAGCTGCACCTGGACTACGGCACCGGCGCCTCCGCCAACCCGATCCTGAAAGGTGTCTCGATGCACCTGAAAAAAGGCGAAGTGGTCGCCCTGCTGGGGCCTTCGGGCAGCGGCAAGACCACCTTGCTGCGCGCCGTCGCCGGGCTGGAAAGCCCGAAGGCGGGCACCATCGAGATCGGCGAGCGCAATGTCTTCGATGGCGCGAAGCACTTCGAGATGCCGGCCGAGCAGCGCAACCTGGGACTGGTGTTCCAGTCGTACGCGCTGTGGCCGCACAAGACCGTGTTCGACAACGTCGCCTACGGCCTCAAGTTGCGCAAGATGGGCACGTCCGATATCGCCGGACGCGTGAAGGAAGTGCTCACGCAGCTGGGCCTGGGACACTTGGGCGAGCGCTATCCGCATCAGCTGTCCGGCGGCCAGCAGCAGCGCGTGGCGATCGCCCGCGCGCTGGTGTACAACCCGCCCGTGATCCTGCTCGACGAACCGCTGTCGAACCTGGACGCCAAGCTGCGCGAGGAAGCGCGCGCCTTCCTGCGCGAACTGATCGTGCGCCTGGGGCTGTCGGCCCTGATGGTGACGCATGACCAGGGCGAGGCGATGGCCATTTCCGACCGCATCCTGCTGCTCAATAACGGCAAGATCGAGCAGCAGGGCACGCCGCAAAGCATGTATGAAACGCCGGACACCCTGTTCACGGCCGAATTCATGGGCAGTAACAACCGCCTGCCCGGCAAGGTGGTGCAGCGCGAAGGCAATCAGGTGCGCCTGCTGGTCGACGGCGCTTCCATGCAGGGCGTGGCGCGCGGCGCCAACGTGGGAACGGAAGTGACCACCATGATACGCGTCGAGGAAGTGAAGATCAGCGCCACGCAGGTGGACAACGCCATCGAGCTGCCGCTGCTGACCTGCATGTACCTGGGCGACCGCTGGGAATGCCTGTTCGAACGGGGCGGCGCCGAGAACATCAGCCTGCGCGCGTATTCGCGCCACAAGCTCGAAGCGGGCAAGTACTGGCTGCACATGCCGGCCGACAAGCTCTGGGTGTTTTAA
- a CDS encoding MFS transporter produces the protein MSQSSQFSLLSQRRFGPFFWTQFFGAFNDNLFKTALMVILAYDALSWTTLDPSTITNLIPGLFILPYVVFSATAGQLADKFEKAGLARFVKWMELAIMAVAAAGWMTHTLWLLVAAVVGMGVHSTLFGPVKYAYLPQQLKPEELVGGNGLIEMGTFVGILLGEILGAVLIVHKPLGVELVAGATIAVAVFGLIASYRVPRTPAPEPDLKVSLNFVAESFRNLNFSRKNRPVFLAMLGNSWFWFYGALILAQFPVYSKDFLHGDHSVFVLLLTVFSVGIGTGSLLCERLSGHKIEIGLVPFGSIGLSLFGIDLYFASNAYANTQVVDALAFVSQAGVPRILIDIVMIGVFGGFFIVPLFALIQTRCDPKHISRTIAGMNILNALFMVAAAGVAIVLLGQGFTIPQLFLVTAILNALVAAYIFSLVPEFLMRFLAWILIQTVHRVKVVDGERIPTEGAAVLVCNHVSYVDAIVIMAASPRPIRFVMDHRIFKMPLMGWIFRTAKAIPIAPAKEDPFLMEKAFIDIAQALHEGELVCIFPEGKLTRTGQISEFKGGIAKIVERSKVPVIPLALRGLWGHLLSHRNGHLFERAFKAGLRSRLSLAVGMPVAPEAATPELLQQKVQELRGKWK, from the coding sequence ATGAGTCAAAGCAGCCAGTTTTCCTTATTGTCGCAGCGCCGTTTCGGGCCCTTCTTCTGGACCCAGTTCTTTGGCGCCTTCAACGACAATCTGTTCAAGACGGCCCTGATGGTGATCCTCGCCTACGATGCGCTGAGCTGGACCACGCTCGACCCGTCCACCATCACCAACCTGATTCCGGGCCTGTTCATCCTGCCCTACGTCGTGTTCTCGGCCACGGCGGGCCAGTTGGCCGACAAGTTCGAAAAGGCGGGCCTGGCCCGTTTCGTGAAATGGATGGAACTGGCCATCATGGCGGTCGCCGCCGCCGGCTGGATGACGCATACCTTGTGGCTGCTGGTGGCCGCCGTCGTGGGCATGGGCGTGCATTCGACCCTGTTCGGCCCCGTCAAGTACGCCTACCTGCCGCAGCAACTGAAACCCGAGGAACTGGTCGGCGGCAATGGCCTGATCGAGATGGGCACGTTCGTCGGTATCTTGTTGGGCGAAATTCTCGGCGCCGTGCTGATCGTGCACAAGCCGCTGGGCGTGGAACTGGTGGCCGGTGCGACGATTGCCGTGGCCGTGTTCGGCCTGATCGCCAGCTACCGCGTGCCGCGCACGCCAGCGCCCGAGCCGGACTTGAAGGTGAGCCTGAATTTTGTCGCCGAATCGTTCCGCAACCTGAATTTTTCGCGCAAGAACCGGCCCGTCTTCCTGGCCATGCTGGGCAATTCCTGGTTCTGGTTTTACGGCGCCCTGATCCTCGCCCAGTTCCCCGTCTACTCGAAGGATTTCCTGCATGGCGACCACAGCGTATTCGTGCTGCTGCTGACCGTGTTTTCCGTCGGCATCGGCACGGGCTCGCTGCTGTGCGAAAGGTTGTCCGGCCACAAGATCGAGATCGGCCTGGTGCCGTTCGGCTCCATCGGCCTGTCGCTGTTCGGCATTGATCTGTATTTCGCCAGCAATGCGTATGCGAATACGCAAGTGGTCGATGCGCTGGCGTTTGTCAGCCAGGCGGGCGTGCCGCGCATCCTGATCGACATCGTCATGATCGGCGTGTTCGGCGGCTTCTTCATCGTGCCCCTGTTCGCCCTGATCCAGACGCGCTGCGACCCGAAACACATTTCGCGCACGATCGCCGGCATGAATATCCTCAACGCGCTGTTCATGGTGGCGGCCGCCGGCGTGGCCATCGTGCTGCTGGGCCAAGGTTTTACCATCCCGCAGCTGTTCCTCGTCACGGCCATCTTGAATGCGCTGGTGGCCGCCTATATCTTCTCCCTCGTGCCGGAATTCCTCATGCGCTTCCTCGCGTGGATTTTGATCCAGACCGTGCACAGGGTCAAAGTCGTCGATGGCGAGCGCATCCCGACGGAAGGCGCGGCCGTGCTCGTGTGCAACCATGTGAGCTATGTGGACGCCATCGTCATCATGGCGGCCAGCCCCCGCCCCATCCGTTTCGTCATGGATCACCGCATTTTCAAGATGCCGCTGATGGGCTGGATTTTCCGCACGGCCAAGGCCATTCCCATCGCGCCAGCCAAGGAAGATCCCTTCCTGATGGAAAAGGCTTTCATCGATATCGCGCAGGCGCTGCACGAAGGCGAACTCGTATGCATCTTCCCCGAGGGGAAATTGACGCGCACGGGACAGATCAGCGAATTCAAGGGCGGCATCGCCAAGATCGTCGAGCGCAGCAAGGTGCCCGTGATTCCGCTGGCGCTGCGCGGCTTGTGGGGTCATCTGTTGAGCCACCGCAACGGCCATTTGTTCGAGCGCGCCTTCAAGGCGGGCTTGCGCTCGCGTTTGTCGCTGGCCGTGGGCATGCCCGTGGCGCCCGAGGCCGCCACGCCGGAGTTGCTGCAACAGAAGGTGCAGGAATTGCGCGGCAAGTGGAAGTAA
- a CDS encoding DUF2145 domain-containing protein has protein sequence MKRLTAIIISLALAGAAHAGRSCEDKPTDAATLVKSMDLASKTLQALDASGAQVALVARVGQDLSKYNLRYSHMALAWRDHPKGRWLVVHELNECGTAQSSLYNEGLGNFFMDDVFIYETLIVVPGQDTQQQLVRLLASNTPKRLHEAHYNMLAYPFSTKYQNSNQWVLETLAAASNEPGKIETRAEAQGWLRSASYAPQTLSIPAATRLGARMFRANIAFDDHPFERRMTRQIDVVTVDSIVRFMRQREPQVQEIVVRGN, from the coding sequence ATGAAACGCCTGACCGCCATTATCATCAGCCTGGCCCTGGCCGGCGCCGCCCATGCGGGGCGCTCGTGCGAGGACAAGCCAACGGATGCCGCCACCCTCGTCAAGTCGATGGACCTGGCAAGCAAGACCCTGCAGGCGCTCGATGCTTCGGGCGCGCAGGTGGCGCTGGTGGCGCGCGTCGGCCAGGACCTGTCGAAATACAATTTGCGCTATTCGCATATGGCGCTGGCCTGGCGCGACCACCCGAAAGGACGCTGGCTGGTGGTGCATGAGCTCAACGAATGCGGCACGGCCCAATCGTCGCTGTACAACGAAGGCTTGGGCAATTTCTTCATGGATGATGTGTTCATATATGAAACCCTGATCGTGGTTCCCGGCCAGGATACGCAGCAGCAACTGGTGCGCCTGCTGGCGTCGAACACGCCCAAGCGCCTGCATGAGGCGCACTACAACATGCTGGCCTACCCGTTTTCCACCAAGTACCAGAACTCGAACCAGTGGGTACTGGAAACCCTGGCCGCCGCCAGCAACGAGCCCGGCAAGATCGAAACGCGCGCCGAAGCGCAAGGCTGGCTGCGCAGCGCCAGCTACGCGCCGCAAACGCTGAGCATACCGGCCGCCACGCGCCTGGGCGCGCGCATGTTCCGCGCCAATATCGCTTTTGACGATCACCCGTTCGAACGCCGCATGACGCGCCAGATCGACGTCGTCACCGTCGACTCCATCGTGCGCTTCATGCGCCAGCGCGAACCGCAGGTGCAGGAAATCGTGGTGCGGGGGAACTAA
- a CDS encoding helix-turn-helix domain-containing protein — MPQTHALIEALKRLLKARSVTYAELAQRIGMSEASVKRMFSLKQFSLQRLDQILVAIGSDFQQLALAVQSAQAAPTLITRLTYAQEKEIIDDTRLFVVAVSALNLLPLEQIVAIYDISEAQAVKYLLRLDKIGFLELLPNNRVKLLVARTFAWIPNGPIHSYFKKEAYGDYLNSQFDGETELLRLVNVMLSKKSTAALLERLKQVAVEFSQQHQEDARLPGDERLAISFMLAARPWMPQTFKALLRQ, encoded by the coding sequence ATGCCACAAACCCACGCCCTGATCGAAGCCCTGAAGCGCCTGTTGAAAGCGCGTTCCGTGACCTATGCCGAACTGGCGCAGCGCATCGGCATGTCCGAAGCCAGCGTCAAGCGCATGTTCTCGCTGAAACAATTCTCCTTGCAGCGCCTGGACCAGATCCTGGTCGCCATCGGCAGCGATTTCCAGCAGCTGGCGCTGGCCGTGCAGTCCGCCCAGGCCGCGCCCACCCTGATCACGCGCCTGACGTATGCGCAGGAAAAGGAAATCATCGACGACACCCGGCTGTTCGTGGTGGCCGTCTCCGCCCTGAATTTGCTGCCGCTGGAACAGATCGTCGCCATCTACGACATCAGCGAAGCGCAAGCCGTGAAATACCTGCTGCGCCTCGACAAGATCGGTTTTCTGGAACTGCTGCCGAATAACCGGGTCAAACTGCTGGTGGCGCGCACGTTTGCGTGGATACCGAATGGCCCCATCCATTCGTATTTCAAAAAGGAAGCCTATGGCGACTATTTGAATTCGCAGTTCGATGGCGAGACGGAATTGCTGCGCCTGGTGAACGTGATGTTGTCGAAAAAATCCACGGCCGCCTTGCTGGAACGCCTGAAGCAAGTGGCGGTGGAATTCTCGCAGCAACACCAGGAAGACGCGCGCCTGCCCGGCGACGAGCGCCTGGCCATCAGCTTCATGCTGGCGGCGCGTCCCTGGATGCCGCAGACGTTCAAGGCGCTGCTACGGCAGTGA
- a CDS encoding DUF3999 family protein: MKTTLMFGIVLMAGAALAAPPQDRPHDYGWSMPVTVPAGAGIVQLSLPREVYLHASSPSLADVRLFDADGKRLAYAMAAPPAQSATQRSNIPARIFPVTGAQHTGDGLQGIDIRTADDGRLLSVSTRAGAAASTAALQALILDLGKQTQDRRIAALRFTPPARTDNYSAQVLLEVSDDLKQWDAIGTTTLNWLSNSDTQTLANDSIAFAPRAFRYARLSWQAGEPLAFAAITAQAVSETDIAPPRAAVVLQGAPGKQANEWRYATPFAIPADSIALQLTQTNTVLPVALGVYRQNSYVPRHRLHLRQQARPAQGAYFDPLLSTTFYRIGLDGKERISGDLAMPVTQTNEWVLQTATELPFSASSAPALRLGWTPATVVFLASGKPPYQLAFGNSNATAVAQPLSQVAPGFKADELLALKTASAGALQPNTGAAAPAPATKDGAPWRLAALWAALLLGVGVLGFFAWRLLSQMKEEQGNTDKQ, translated from the coding sequence ATGAAAACCACACTCATGTTCGGCATTGTGTTGATGGCAGGCGCCGCGCTGGCCGCGCCGCCCCAGGACCGGCCACACGACTACGGCTGGAGCATGCCGGTGACCGTGCCGGCCGGCGCGGGCATCGTCCAGCTGTCATTGCCCAGGGAAGTCTACCTGCACGCCAGCTCGCCCAGCCTGGCCGACGTGCGCCTGTTCGATGCCGACGGCAAGCGCCTGGCCTACGCCATGGCGGCGCCGCCCGCGCAATCGGCCACGCAACGCAGCAACATTCCAGCCCGCATTTTCCCCGTCACGGGCGCGCAGCACACTGGCGATGGCTTGCAAGGCATCGATATCCGCACGGCTGACGATGGGCGCTTGCTGTCGGTCAGCACCCGCGCCGGTGCGGCGGCCAGCACGGCGGCGCTGCAAGCGCTGATCCTCGACCTGGGCAAACAAACGCAAGACAGGCGCATCGCCGCCTTGCGCTTCACACCACCGGCCCGCACGGACAATTACAGCGCCCAAGTGCTGCTGGAAGTGAGCGATGACCTGAAGCAATGGGACGCCATCGGCACCACCACCCTGAATTGGCTCAGCAACAGCGACACGCAAACCCTGGCCAACGACAGCATCGCCTTCGCGCCGCGCGCGTTTCGCTATGCGCGCCTGAGCTGGCAAGCGGGCGAACCGCTGGCCTTTGCGGCGATCACGGCGCAAGCCGTCAGCGAAACGGACATCGCCCCTCCGCGCGCCGCCGTCGTGCTGCAAGGCGCACCCGGCAAGCAGGCCAATGAATGGCGCTACGCCACTCCGTTCGCCATTCCTGCCGACAGCATCGCCCTGCAATTGACGCAGACCAACACGGTCCTGCCCGTGGCCTTGGGCGTGTATCGCCAGAACAGCTATGTTCCCCGGCACCGGCTGCACCTGCGCCAACAGGCACGCCCCGCGCAAGGCGCGTATTTCGATCCCCTGCTGAGCACCACGTTTTACCGCATCGGCCTCGACGGCAAGGAAAGGATCTCGGGCGACCTGGCCATGCCGGTGACGCAGACAAACGAGTGGGTGCTGCAGACGGCCACGGAACTCCCTTTCTCCGCCAGCAGCGCGCCCGCCCTGCGCCTGGGCTGGACGCCGGCCACCGTCGTCTTCCTGGCCAGCGGCAAGCCGCCTTATCAACTCGCGTTCGGCAACAGCAACGCCACCGCCGTCGCGCAGCCGCTGTCGCAGGTGGCGCCCGGCTTCAAGGCGGATGAATTGCTGGCGCTCAAGACAGCGAGCGCGGGTGCGCTCCAGCCCAATACCGGCGCGGCGGCGCCGGCTCCCGCCACAAAGGACGGGGCACCGTGGCGCCTGGCCGCGTTGTGGGCCGCACTGCTGCTGGGCGTAGGTGTGCTGGGCTTTTTTGCCTGGCGCCTGCTGTCGCAAATGAAAGAGGAACAAGGCAATACGGACAAACAGTAA
- a CDS encoding AbrB family transcriptional regulator: MPWRPRWRAVHCPFCAALAAGLAGAAVCLWLHTPLPWMIGPLFATAALRLAGSDLACPVRVREAGQWAIGTALGLYFTAPVLAVLTIYTPWIAGAVLFALALGASGAMLLRRLCGVDDATAFFAMAVGGASEMAVQSERHGADVGKVAAAHSLRMMLVVAIIPFGVRFWGSHGLAAGHETFVPGAALVDYGGLALLVGITVLAALALKRWQLPNAWVIGPLLAALLLTACGLHLSRLPESMIRAGQLFIGIALGTRFSPAFLHTAPRYLAGVALCSILMLLLAAAFGLGLSYWLGLHPGTAILATSPGGIAEMSLTAKTLHLGVPIVTAFHVARMVVLVLLTGPLFRLLQRP; the protein is encoded by the coding sequence GTGCCTTGGCGGCCACGCTGGCGCGCAGTCCATTGCCCGTTCTGCGCGGCGCTGGCCGCCGGGCTGGCGGGCGCGGCCGTCTGCCTGTGGCTGCATACGCCGCTGCCGTGGATGATCGGCCCCCTGTTTGCCACGGCCGCGCTGCGCCTGGCGGGGAGCGACCTGGCTTGCCCCGTGCGCGTGCGCGAGGCGGGCCAGTGGGCCATCGGCACGGCCCTGGGCCTGTACTTCACGGCGCCCGTGCTGGCCGTCCTCACTATTTATACGCCGTGGATCGCCGGCGCCGTGCTGTTCGCGCTGGCGCTGGGAGCGTCTGGCGCCATGCTGCTGCGGCGCCTCTGCGGCGTCGATGATGCGACGGCCTTCTTTGCCATGGCCGTCGGTGGCGCCTCCGAAATGGCGGTACAGAGCGAGCGCCATGGCGCCGACGTGGGCAAGGTCGCCGCCGCACACAGCCTGCGCATGATGCTGGTGGTGGCGATCATCCCGTTCGGCGTGCGCTTTTGGGGCAGCCATGGCCTGGCTGCAGGGCATGAGACTTTCGTGCCCGGCGCCGCGCTGGTCGATTACGGCGGGCTGGCGCTGCTGGTCGGCATCACCGTGCTGGCGGCCCTTGCATTGAAACGGTGGCAGTTGCCCAACGCCTGGGTCATCGGCCCGCTGCTGGCCGCGCTGCTGCTGACGGCCTGTGGCCTCCATCTGTCGCGCCTGCCCGAATCGATGATACGCGCGGGCCAGCTGTTCATCGGCATCGCCCTGGGCACGCGCTTCAGCCCCGCCTTCCTCCATACTGCCCCGCGCTACCTGGCCGGCGTTGCCCTGTGCAGCATCCTGATGCTGTTGCTGGCCGCCGCCTTCGGACTGGGCTTGTCATACTGGCTGGGTCTCCACCCCGGCACGGCCATCCTGGCCACCTCGCCCGGCGGCATCGCCGAGATGTCGCTGACGGCCAAGACCCTGCACCTGGGCGTGCCCATCGTCACGGCCTTCCACGTGGCGCGCATGGTGGTGCTGGTATTGCTGACGGGGCCGCTGTTTCGCCTGCTGCAACGGCCTTAG